A window of the Roseburia sp. 831b genome harbors these coding sequences:
- a CDS encoding ParM/StbA family protein has protein sequence MNNVEVIGIDHGWMNMKTVSTIFTSGVNVTSEPALFDDTLEFAGKFYKIGCERLEVNENKVGDENYYLLTLAAMAKELKRRGKHNASVILAVGLPITKFAKEKSDFISYLSKRKQLYFKYEKEEYSVNIVRVVVFPQCYAAVADRLPQNARKHLVVDVGSWTIDIMPIVNCKPDESHCDTQDEGLIRCINRINDKCVRNASGKLDESDIVEFMKTGRNDELDDRYIRILQSELELFAEGVYQKLISLGYNINAIPILFVGGGATVMRLFGKRNQKNINYLEDIHANAKGFEFLGKLMLMNRKG, from the coding sequence ATGAATAATGTTGAAGTAATTGGTATCGATCATGGCTGGATGAACATGAAAACAGTATCTACCATCTTTACTTCCGGTGTCAATGTGACATCAGAACCTGCTTTATTTGATGATACATTAGAGTTTGCAGGTAAGTTTTACAAGATAGGTTGTGAGCGATTAGAGGTAAATGAAAATAAGGTAGGTGACGAGAATTATTACTTACTGACTTTGGCAGCAATGGCAAAGGAGCTTAAAAGAAGAGGAAAGCATAATGCCAGTGTGATATTAGCGGTAGGATTGCCTATCACTAAGTTTGCAAAAGAAAAGTCAGATTTTATATCATACCTATCAAAGAGAAAGCAACTCTATTTCAAATATGAAAAAGAGGAATACAGTGTAAACATTGTGCGGGTTGTAGTATTTCCGCAATGTTATGCAGCAGTAGCAGATAGATTACCACAGAATGCAAGAAAGCATCTGGTGGTTGATGTTGGGTCATGGACCATAGATATTATGCCTATTGTAAATTGTAAGCCGGATGAATCTCATTGCGATACGCAGGATGAAGGTTTAATCAGATGCATCAATCGGATTAACGATAAATGTGTAAGAAATGCATCCGGTAAACTTGATGAAAGTGATATTGTGGAATTTATGAAGACCGGAAGGAACGATGAGCTGGATGACAGATATATTCGAATCTTGCAATCAGAATTGGAGCTGTTTGCCGAGGGAGTATATCAAAAGCTGATTTCCCTGGGGTATAACATCAATGCAATTCCTATTCTATTTGTTGGTGGCGGTGCTACGGTTATGAGGCTTTTTGGAAAACGAAATCAGAAAAATATCAACTATTTGGAAGATATTCATGCAAATGCCAAAGGATTTGAATTTCTTGGTAAGCTGATGCTTATGAACCGGAAGGGGTGA
- a CDS encoding SpoIVB peptidase S55 domain-containing protein, whose amino-acid sequence MRKNFQKTIYLLGKAGIFLVALFAVITFEQAIPDKMYVPVGEKASYQFGVPVSVVLKQEQAEVFEHISKTVSQVKNENPAHYTVTCKLFGIVPVKDVEVTLVDDQMVYTGGSPIGIYVETQGVMVIGTGEINTSDGIAQNPSKHLVKEGDYILAVNGRKVNSKEELIQRINECGEHKETLDILRNGETIQVEVEPVRVSENAYMLGIWVRDDLAGVGTLTYAKESGEYAALGHGVSDADTGLLMDIEDGWIYKTNIVGIKKGKNGTPGELSGVIDYASSARLGTVSKNEKIGIHGVLEKDITTLGESQYMEVGYKQEISYGKAYVISGITGENKSYEIEIEKIDYSENEENKGIMFEVTDPALLELTGGIVQGMFTSYNGNNTRKSSKIKGLRCSSPISLTKKRLVFCARYN is encoded by the coding sequence ATGCGAAAGAACTTTCAAAAAACGATATATTTATTAGGAAAAGCAGGAATTTTTCTGGTGGCTCTTTTCGCCGTGATTACATTTGAACAGGCAATACCGGACAAAATGTATGTACCGGTAGGGGAGAAAGCATCCTATCAGTTTGGAGTGCCGGTAAGTGTTGTATTAAAACAGGAGCAGGCAGAGGTGTTCGAACATATCTCGAAAACGGTTTCGCAGGTAAAAAATGAGAATCCGGCACATTATACGGTAACCTGTAAATTATTTGGCATTGTCCCGGTAAAAGATGTAGAGGTTACCTTGGTGGATGACCAGATGGTATATACAGGTGGCAGTCCGATTGGCATTTATGTTGAGACGCAGGGTGTTATGGTGATTGGAACAGGAGAAATTAATACATCAGATGGAATTGCACAAAATCCATCGAAGCATCTGGTAAAAGAGGGGGATTACATCCTTGCAGTAAATGGTCGAAAGGTCAATTCGAAGGAGGAACTGATTCAAAGAATCAATGAGTGTGGAGAGCATAAGGAGACATTAGATATTTTGCGGAATGGGGAGACGATTCAGGTGGAGGTAGAACCTGTCCGTGTGAGCGAAAATGCTTATATGCTTGGAATCTGGGTAAGAGATGACCTCGCAGGGGTTGGAACCCTGACATATGCCAAGGAATCCGGAGAGTATGCAGCACTTGGGCATGGAGTCAGTGATGCGGACACGGGACTTCTTATGGATATCGAGGATGGCTGGATTTACAAGACCAACATTGTCGGCATTAAAAAGGGGAAAAACGGAACACCGGGAGAACTTAGCGGTGTGATAGATTATGCGAGCAGTGCCCGTCTTGGAACCGTTTCCAAGAATGAAAAAATAGGAATTCATGGTGTGTTAGAAAAAGATATCACCACGCTTGGCGAAAGCCAGTACATGGAAGTTGGATATAAACAGGAAATTTCATACGGAAAGGCATACGTGATTTCCGGTATTACAGGAGAAAATAAATCTTATGAAATAGAGATTGAAAAAATCGATTACAGCGAGAATGAGGAAAACAAAGGAATCATGTTTGAGGTGACAGATCCTGCATTGTTAGAATTAACAGGCGGAATTGTGCAAGGGATGTTCACGAGTTATAATGGGAACAACACAAGGAAATCCAGTAAAATCAAGGGTTTGCGGTGTTCTAGTCCTATTTCATTGACCAAGAAAAGGCTAGTATTTTGCGCAAGATACAACTGA
- the recN gene encoding DNA repair protein RecN, with the protein MLQNLHVKNLALIEESEVEFMDGLNILSGETGAGKSIIIGSINLALGEKVQKEMLRENAEYALVELVFRVENESQKQKLRELGVEAEDDLVIISRKITNGRSVAKINSETVPTSKVREVAALLIDIHGQHEHQSLLSKKKHLEILDSYAKNELQKPKEKLAQTYQKFKKVESELNDSVVDEEERLREVSFLEYEIKEIEDANLTVGEDEQLEEEYKRFLNGKKIMDALSGAYGYTGGNLDSASDLIGRALKELQSASSYDERIAGFEEQLGEIDNLLNDFNREIADYKEDTQFDDETFRAMERRLDELNHLKAKYGKDIAAILESLEEKQQKLMKLKDYDAYLAKLRQAYEEDKQELEKISEKVSDIRKKNAKTLVAQIKQALNDLNFLDVAFEMKFDRTPSFTANGIDDAEFLISTNPGEPVKPLGKVASGGELSRIMLAIKTVLAESDEIETLIFDEIDSGISGRTAQMVSEKMNVIAKRHQIICITHLPQIAAMADSHYLIEKEVKNQTTVSNIRWLSEVESVEELARMLGGVEITDTVRDSAREMKELAQSKK; encoded by the coding sequence ATGTTACAGAATCTGCACGTAAAAAATCTTGCACTGATTGAGGAGTCCGAGGTAGAGTTTATGGATGGGTTAAATATCTTGTCCGGTGAGACGGGTGCCGGTAAATCCATCATCATAGGCTCCATCAATCTTGCACTTGGGGAGAAAGTTCAAAAAGAGATGCTACGTGAAAATGCGGAGTACGCACTGGTTGAACTGGTGTTTCGCGTGGAAAATGAATCGCAGAAACAGAAATTAAGAGAACTCGGAGTTGAGGCTGAGGACGATCTTGTCATTATCAGCCGCAAAATCACAAATGGTAGAAGTGTTGCAAAGATTAATTCAGAGACGGTTCCAACCTCAAAGGTGCGTGAGGTGGCTGCGTTACTGATTGATATTCACGGACAGCACGAACACCAGTCTTTGTTATCGAAAAAGAAACATCTTGAAATTCTTGATTCCTATGCGAAAAATGAATTGCAAAAGCCAAAGGAAAAGTTAGCCCAGACTTACCAGAAGTTTAAGAAGGTGGAGTCAGAGCTGAATGATTCGGTGGTAGACGAGGAGGAACGTCTTCGTGAGGTCTCTTTTTTAGAGTACGAAATCAAAGAGATTGAAGATGCAAATCTGACAGTAGGGGAAGATGAGCAGTTAGAAGAGGAATACAAGCGTTTCTTAAATGGGAAAAAGATTATGGATGCCCTTTCCGGTGCATACGGTTATACGGGCGGCAACCTGGATTCTGCCTCCGATTTGATAGGAAGAGCATTAAAGGAATTGCAAAGTGCCTCTTCTTATGATGAAAGAATTGCCGGTTTTGAAGAGCAGCTCGGTGAAATTGACAATCTTTTGAATGACTTCAATCGTGAAATCGCGGATTACAAAGAAGATACACAGTTTGATGACGAGACATTTCGCGCGATGGAGCGCCGTCTCGATGAACTGAATCATTTAAAGGCAAAATATGGAAAAGATATTGCCGCCATCTTAGAATCCTTAGAAGAAAAACAGCAAAAACTAATGAAGCTTAAGGATTATGATGCTTATCTTGCAAAATTAAGACAGGCATACGAGGAGGATAAGCAGGAGCTGGAAAAAATCAGTGAAAAAGTCTCGGATATCCGAAAAAAGAATGCAAAGACACTGGTGGCACAGATCAAACAGGCACTCAATGATTTGAATTTCTTAGACGTTGCATTTGAGATGAAGTTTGACCGTACGCCATCTTTTACAGCAAATGGAATCGATGATGCCGAATTTTTGATTTCCACGAACCCGGGTGAACCGGTAAAACCGCTTGGAAAAGTTGCATCCGGTGGTGAATTATCCAGAATCATGCTTGCCATTAAGACAGTACTTGCGGAGAGCGATGAGATTGAGACACTGATTTTTGATGAGATTGACAGTGGAATCAGTGGAAGAACGGCGCAGATGGTATCGGAGAAAATGAATGTCATCGCAAAGCGCCATCAGATTATCTGCATCACACATCTGCCACAGATTGCGGCGATGGCAGACAGCCACTATCTGATTGAAAAAGAGGTCAAGAATCAGACGACGGTTTCAAATATCCGCTGGTTATCGGAGGTTGAGAGCGTAGAAGAACTTGCAAGGATGCTCGGCGGTGTCGAAATCACCGATACGGTAAGAGACAGCGCAAGGGAAATGAAAGAACTTGCACAGTCGAAAAAGTAA
- the argR gene encoding arginine repressor has product MKTKRQAKILELIKRNDVETQEELSDYLEKEGYQVTQATVSRDIRELKLTKVAMSNGKQKYVALNETTEDMTEKFVHVFKAGFVSMDMAQNILVIKTFAGMAMAVAAALDAMQLHEIVGCIAGDDTIMCAVRSVDDTVSIMSRLRKVIDE; this is encoded by the coding sequence ATGAAGACAAAAAGACAAGCGAAGATTTTAGAATTAATCAAACGAAATGATGTTGAAACCCAGGAAGAATTATCCGATTATTTGGAAAAAGAGGGGTATCAGGTAACGCAGGCAACCGTTTCAAGAGATATTCGTGAGTTGAAACTAACCAAGGTTGCGATGAGCAATGGAAAACAAAAGTATGTTGCACTGAATGAGACGACGGAGGATATGACAGAAAAGTTTGTGCATGTTTTTAAGGCTGGATTTGTTTCCATGGATATGGCACAGAATATTTTGGTAATCAAGACGTTTGCCGGAATGGCGATGGCGGTTGCAGCCGCACTTGACGCAATGCAGCTTCATGAAATTGTAGGATGTATTGCCGGAGATGATACAATTATGTGCGCGGTAAGAAGTGTAGATGATACGGTATCGATTATGTCAAGATTACGCAAAGTAATTGACGAGTAG
- a CDS encoding NAD(+)/NADH kinase, producing MKHFLVIVNAYKDDDLRLTRQIKRYIEEKGGDCVCYESGGEEISTAAPKDEDIPKETDCVLVLGGDGTLIRAATRLVGKNFPIIGVNLGTLGYLCELEESNVFEAIDQMMNGIYMVEKRMMLNGCEIKGGERIVERIAFNDVVIHRTGALSVVNLIVSVNGEYLNMFHADGIILSTPTGSTGYNMSAGGPIVDPKAQMILITPINAHNLNSKSIVVGADDEITIEIGKRRSQKDETVEVSFDGDNAVKLEVGDKIVVRKASDTVKICKLSKKSFLEILRKKMQAYQ from the coding sequence ATGAAACATTTCTTAGTCATTGTAAATGCATATAAAGATGATGACCTGCGTTTGACCAGGCAAATAAAACGTTATATAGAAGAAAAAGGCGGAGACTGTGTTTGCTATGAAAGTGGTGGCGAGGAGATTTCCACCGCAGCACCAAAGGATGAAGACATTCCAAAGGAGACAGATTGTGTTCTGGTCTTAGGTGGTGATGGTACCCTGATTCGGGCAGCGACAAGGCTGGTGGGAAAGAATTTTCCAATCATTGGTGTAAATCTTGGAACACTTGGTTATCTTTGCGAATTAGAAGAATCGAACGTGTTTGAGGCAATTGACCAGATGATGAATGGAATTTATATGGTCGAGAAACGAATGATGCTCAATGGATGTGAGATAAAAGGCGGCGAGCGTATTGTGGAACGAATTGCATTCAATGATGTCGTTATTCACCGGACAGGAGCGTTATCGGTTGTCAACTTAATCGTTTCCGTAAATGGAGAATATTTGAACATGTTTCATGCCGATGGTATCATTTTATCAACGCCAACCGGTTCGACTGGCTATAACATGTCAGCGGGAGGCCCGATTGTGGATCCAAAGGCGCAGATGATTCTGATTACGCCGATTAATGCACATAATCTGAACTCTAAAAGTATCGTAGTCGGTGCGGACGATGAGATCACAATAGAGATTGGAAAAAGGCGTTCGCAAAAAGATGAGACCGTGGAGGTCAGCTTTGACGGTGATAATGCGGTGAAACTAGAAGTTGGCGATAAGATTGTGGTGCGCAAGGCAAGCGATACCGTCAAAATATGTAAGTTGAGCAAGAAGAGCTTTTTAGAGATATTAAGAAAAAAAATGCAAGCATACCAGTAG
- a CDS encoding TlyA family RNA methyltransferase — protein sequence MKERLDVLLVQKGLAPSREKAKAMIMEGNVFINNQREDKAGATFDTEVEIEIHGNTLKYVSRGGLKLEKAMTHFGITLDGKICMDIGASTGGFTDCMLQNGAKKVYSVDVGYGQFAWKLRQDERVVCMEKTNIRYVTPDDIEDRLDFASVDVSFISLTKVLGPARALLNDNGEMVCLIKPQFEAGREKVGKKGVVRDKAVHEEVIQKVIDFAMEIGFEVLNLEYSPIKGPEGNIEYLVYIRKTAEGRKEESVDIHSVVEAAHGELDK from the coding sequence ATGAAAGAAAGATTAGATGTTTTATTGGTACAAAAAGGGTTAGCACCTTCCAGGGAAAAAGCAAAGGCGATGATTATGGAGGGAAATGTCTTTATCAATAATCAGCGCGAAGATAAGGCAGGAGCAACTTTTGATACCGAGGTTGAAATTGAAATTCATGGAAATACGTTAAAATATGTCAGCCGTGGTGGCTTAAAGTTAGAGAAGGCAATGACGCATTTTGGCATCACGCTGGATGGAAAAATCTGCATGGATATCGGAGCATCCACCGGTGGATTTACAGATTGTATGTTGCAAAATGGTGCAAAAAAGGTATATTCTGTAGATGTCGGCTACGGACAGTTTGCCTGGAAGCTTCGCCAGGATGAGCGGGTTGTCTGCATGGAAAAGACAAACATCCGCTATGTGACACCGGATGACATTGAGGACAGATTAGATTTTGCATCTGTGGATGTATCCTTTATTTCCCTGACAAAGGTATTAGGACCGGCAAGAGCATTGTTAAATGACAATGGCGAGATGGTTTGCCTGATTAAGCCACAGTTTGAGGCCGGCAGAGAGAAAGTCGGTAAAAAAGGTGTTGTGCGTGACAAAGCGGTTCACGAGGAAGTCATTCAAAAAGTAATCGATTTCGCAATGGAGATTGGATTTGAGGTTTTAAATTTAGAATATTCCCCAATCAAAGGTCCGGAGGGAAATATCGAATATCTTGTTTATATCAGAAAAACAGCCGAGGGCAGAAAAGAGGAATCTGTCGATATTCATAGCGTTGTTGAGGCTGCGCATGGAGAACTTGACAAATAA
- the dxs gene encoding 1-deoxy-D-xylulose-5-phosphate synthase: MVLEKINQANDIKKLNKEELPILADEIREFLIKKISVSGGHLASNLGVVELTMALHLVLDFPKDKLIFDVGHQSYTHKLLTGRKEGFDELRKYGGMSGFPKRGESDCDSFQTGHSSTSISAGLGYAQAREITGEDYKVISVIGDGALTGGMAFEALNNASRLKSNFIIVLNDNNMSISENVGGLSTYLSGFRTADAYRDLKMGVMNSLTKIPVYGDKMVERIRRTKSGIKQLFIPGMLFEEMGIIYLGPVDGGDIRGIEKLLREASNIDGPVLVHVITHKGAGYPPAERHPARFHGTEPFDIETGLPLHPRTKANYTDIFSTVMRKMGDRDKKVVAITAAMADGTGLKRFHNMFPDRFFDVGIAEQHAVTFAAGLAAAGLKPIFAVYSSFLQRAYDQILHDVCIQNLPVVFAIDRAGLVGSDGETHQGIFDISYLSTIPNMTIMAPKNKWELSDMIKFAIDFPTPIAVRYPRGEAYDGLKEFRAPICYGKSEMIYEESEIVLLALGSMVKTAEEVRDRLKESGYKCSLVNARFAKPLDEEMLLSVAKNHRLVVTMEENVISGGFGSYVTEFYNECETDIAVLNIAISDDYVEHGNVEILRKEVGIDADTIYKRTVTEYLSLTSF, translated from the coding sequence ATGGTTTTAGAAAAAATTAACCAGGCGAATGATATCAAAAAATTAAACAAAGAGGAATTGCCAATTTTAGCAGATGAAATCAGAGAATTTTTAATTAAAAAGATCTCGGTGTCAGGAGGACATCTTGCGTCAAACCTTGGTGTAGTAGAACTTACGATGGCACTTCATCTGGTGCTTGATTTTCCGAAGGATAAATTGATTTTTGACGTAGGACATCAGTCTTATACGCACAAACTTCTGACCGGAAGAAAAGAAGGCTTTGATGAGTTGAGAAAATATGGCGGAATGAGCGGGTTCCCGAAACGTGGGGAGAGCGATTGCGACAGTTTTCAGACCGGACACAGTTCCACTTCGATTTCAGCTGGACTTGGCTATGCGCAGGCGAGAGAGATTACCGGAGAAGATTATAAGGTAATTTCAGTCATAGGAGACGGGGCGTTGACGGGTGGAATGGCATTTGAGGCTTTGAACAATGCGTCAAGGTTAAAATCCAACTTTATCATTGTCCTAAACGATAACAATATGTCAATCTCAGAAAATGTCGGTGGATTATCAACCTATCTGAGCGGATTCCGTACGGCAGATGCATACCGTGATTTAAAGATGGGCGTCATGAACTCCCTGACGAAGATTCCGGTTTACGGGGACAAGATGGTAGAGCGAATCCGAAGAACAAAAAGCGGCATCAAACAGCTTTTTATACCAGGAATGTTATTTGAGGAGATGGGAATTATCTATCTTGGTCCTGTGGATGGCGGCGATATCCGTGGTATCGAAAAGCTGCTTCGGGAGGCATCGAATATCGATGGACCTGTCCTGGTACATGTGATTACCCATAAGGGAGCCGGATATCCACCGGCAGAGCGTCACCCGGCCCGTTTCCATGGAACAGAACCATTTGATATTGAGACCGGCTTACCGCTTCATCCTCGTACGAAGGCAAATTATACCGACATTTTTTCGACGGTAATGCGAAAAATGGGAGACCGCGATAAAAAAGTGGTCGCAATTACAGCGGCGATGGCAGATGGAACAGGACTAAAACGTTTTCATAATATGTTCCCGGACCGTTTTTTTGATGTTGGAATTGCAGAACAACATGCGGTTACCTTTGCAGCGGGACTTGCGGCAGCAGGGCTAAAGCCGATTTTTGCCGTATATTCCTCATTTTTACAACGGGCGTATGACCAGATTCTTCACGATGTCTGTATCCAGAACCTGCCGGTTGTGTTTGCAATTGACCGCGCAGGGCTTGTCGGGAGTGACGGGGAGACACATCAGGGAATTTTTGATATTTCCTATTTGTCTACGATTCCGAATATGACAATCATGGCACCGAAGAATAAGTGGGAACTTTCGGATATGATAAAATTTGCAATCGATTTTCCAACGCCGATTGCGGTGCGCTATCCAAGAGGAGAAGCCTACGATGGATTAAAAGAGTTCCGGGCACCGATTTGCTATGGAAAGAGTGAGATGATATACGAGGAATCCGAGATTGTGTTATTGGCGTTAGGTTCCATGGTAAAGACTGCAGAGGAAGTGCGTGACAGATTAAAAGAATCTGGTTACAAATGTAGTTTGGTAAACGCCAGATTTGCGAAGCCATTGGATGAAGAAATGTTATTGTCTGTTGCGAAGAATCACAGATTAGTGGTGACGATGGAAGAGAATGTCATCAGTGGCGGATTTGGTTCCTACGTGACAGAGTTCTACAATGAATGTGAAACCGACATTGCGGTTTTAAATATTGCAATTTCCGATGACTATGTCGAACATGGAAATGTTGAAATTTTGCGAAAAGAAGTTGGAATTGATGCAGATACGATTTACAAACGGACTGTGACAGAGTATTTGTCCCTTACAAGTTTTTAA
- a CDS encoding polyprenyl synthetase family protein — protein sequence MEIKTEIAARVEQIETIIRQYLPMEEGYQKTIFEAMNYSILAGGKRLRPMLMQETYRLFGGKSKVIEPFMAAMEMIHTYSLVHDDLPAMDNDEYRRGKKTTHAVYGEAMGILAGDALLNYAFETATKAFELEPDNIRIGKALRVLATKAGVYGMVGGQVVDVESEQDAAMTKEKLDFIYELKTGALIEASMLIGAILAGATKNEQKVIEDVAKEVGLAFQIQDDILDVTSTLEVLGKPIGSDEKNHKITYVTYEGIEKSKADVVRLSESAVAHMDSLVVQNEFLRELILYLIAREK from the coding sequence ATGGAAATCAAGACGGAGATTGCGGCACGGGTAGAACAGATTGAAACAATCATCAGACAATATCTGCCGATGGAAGAAGGATATCAAAAGACCATTTTTGAGGCGATGAATTATAGCATCTTAGCGGGTGGAAAGCGTTTAAGACCGATGTTAATGCAGGAAACCTATCGTCTGTTTGGTGGGAAATCAAAGGTAATTGAGCCATTTATGGCGGCGATGGAGATGATTCATACTTATTCTTTGGTACATGACGACCTTCCGGCAATGGATAATGATGAATACCGGAGAGGAAAAAAGACGACACATGCTGTTTATGGCGAGGCAATGGGAATTTTAGCAGGGGATGCGCTGCTAAATTATGCATTTGAGACAGCTACAAAGGCATTTGAATTAGAGCCTGATAATATAAGAATTGGAAAAGCGCTTCGCGTTCTTGCAACAAAAGCAGGCGTTTACGGCATGGTTGGCGGACAGGTTGTGGATGTAGAGTCCGAACAGGATGCTGCAATGACAAAGGAAAAACTGGATTTTATCTATGAGTTAAAGACAGGCGCCTTGATAGAGGCATCTATGCTGATTGGAGCTATTTTAGCCGGAGCAACGAAAAATGAACAAAAAGTGATAGAAGACGTTGCAAAAGAGGTCGGACTGGCGTTTCAGATTCAGGACGATATCTTAGATGTGACAAGTACGTTAGAGGTGCTTGGCAAACCAATCGGAAGTGATGAGAAAAATCACAAGATAACGTATGTAACGTATGAAGGAATCGAGAAATCAAAGGCAGATGTAGTTCGATTATCCGAAAGTGCAGTTGCACACATGGATTCCCTTGTAGTACAAAATGAATTTTTAAGAGAACTCATTTTGTATCTGATTGCAAGAGAAAAATAA
- the xseB gene encoding exodeoxyribonuclease VII small subunit: MSQQETPKLEDLFESIEEVIAKMEEKDVTLEESFSLYQSGIEKLKSCNEILDGVEKKMQMMNAQGELQDF; the protein is encoded by the coding sequence ATGAGCCAGCAGGAAACCCCAAAGTTAGAAGATTTATTTGAATCCATAGAAGAGGTAATTGCAAAGATGGAGGAAAAAGACGTCACATTAGAGGAGTCATTTAGCCTTTATCAGAGCGGTATTGAAAAATTAAAAAGTTGTAATGAGATTCTGGATGGCGTTGAGAAAAAAATGCAGATGATGAACGCACAGGGAGAATTGCAGGATTTTTAA
- the xseA gene encoding exodeoxyribonuclease VII large subunit: MMKNVYSVGQVNTYIKNMFAQDFMMNRISIKGEISNCKYHTSGILYFTLKDASSTISALMFASDCKNLSFRMKEGDKVVATGSIRVYERDGKYQLYAREIELDGAGNLYLKYEALKQELEEMGMFAQEYKRPIPKYVKRVGVVTAPTGAAVQDIRNIAARRNPYVQLILYPALVQGDGAIQSIINGIHALDELGVDVMIVGRGGGSIEDLWAFNEEAVARAIFECETPIISAVGHETDTTIADFVADLRAPTPSAAAELAIYDYQAVEAQRKQYYNRMYRDMEQKLTWYYNRLEQLRVRLRYVSPEHKLRDEQRYVAELEEKLLTQMNRMIEQKKHEFAILAGRLDGLSPAKKLSQGYAYVSDMDGKAIKDAKNVKVDDTVKIHLLEGSLDAKVIKVTE; this comes from the coding sequence ATGATGAAGAATGTTTATTCGGTAGGACAGGTAAATACATATATCAAAAATATGTTTGCCCAGGATTTTATGATGAACCGCATCAGCATCAAAGGTGAGATTTCAAACTGTAAGTATCACACTTCCGGAATTTTGTATTTCACCTTAAAAGATGCCTCCAGCACCATCAGTGCTCTTATGTTTGCAAGTGACTGCAAGAATCTTTCTTTTCGAATGAAAGAGGGGGATAAAGTGGTGGCGACGGGATCCATCCGGGTTTACGAAAGAGATGGAAAATACCAGTTATATGCCAGAGAAATCGAACTAGACGGCGCTGGAAATCTTTACCTGAAATACGAAGCGCTGAAACAAGAGTTAGAAGAGATGGGCATGTTTGCCCAGGAATATAAAAGGCCAATTCCAAAGTATGTGAAAAGAGTCGGCGTTGTGACGGCACCGACTGGTGCGGCTGTACAGGATATCCGCAATATTGCGGCAAGAAGAAATCCATATGTGCAGCTTATTTTATATCCTGCACTTGTACAGGGAGATGGTGCAATTCAAAGCATCATTAATGGGATACATGCTTTAGATGAACTGGGTGTCGATGTTATGATTGTCGGACGTGGCGGTGGTTCCATTGAGGATTTGTGGGCATTCAATGAAGAGGCGGTAGCACGTGCCATCTTTGAATGTGAGACACCGATTATTTCGGCGGTTGGGCATGAGACGGATACGACGATAGCAGATTTTGTAGCAGATCTTCGTGCACCGACACCATCGGCGGCAGCAGAATTAGCGATTTATGACTATCAGGCAGTGGAGGCACAAAGAAAGCAGTACTACAACCGGATGTACCGCGACATGGAGCAGAAATTAACCTGGTATTATAACCGGCTAGAACAGCTTCGGGTCCGGCTCCGCTATGTCAGCCCAGAGCATAAGCTGCGCGATGAACAGCGTTATGTTGCAGAGTTAGAAGAGAAGCTTTTGACCCAGATGAATCGGATGATAGAGCAAAAGAAACATGAATTTGCAATCCTTGCAGGAAGATTAGATGGGTTATCTCCTGCAAAGAAGTTAAGTCAGGGTTATGCCTATGTATCAGATATGGATGGAAAGGCAATCAAAGATGCAAAGAATGTCAAGGTAGATGACACGGTAAAAATTCATCTGTTAGAAGGCAGCCTGGATGCAAAAGTTATAAAGGTGACAGAGTAA
- the nusB gene encoding transcription antitermination factor NusB, translated as MTRRELREQVFRMLFRVEFHNVEEMPEQFMMYEEMQEECSEKDALYIKAKFNDILGHISDIDKAINDVAEGWKTTRMGKVDLTLIRLAVYEMKYEESVPVKVAINEAVELAKKYGTDDSPAFVNGVLAKLA; from the coding sequence ATGACAAGAAGAGAGTTGAGAGAACAGGTTTTCCGCATGCTTTTTCGTGTGGAGTTTCACAATGTGGAGGAGATGCCGGAACAGTTTATGATGTATGAGGAGATGCAGGAAGAATGTTCCGAGAAAGATGCATTATACATCAAGGCAAAGTTTAATGATATCCTTGGTCATATTTCAGACATTGACAAAGCAATCAATGATGTAGCAGAAGGCTGGAAGACAACTCGTATGGGAAAAGTTGACCTGACACTGATTCGTCTTGCAGTTTATGAAATGAAATATGAGGAGTCCGTTCCGGTTAAGGTTGCCATCAACGAGGCAGTAGAACTTGCCAAAAAATATGGAACAGATGATTCCCCTGCATTTGTCAATGGAGTATTAGCAAAATTAGCATGA